A genomic stretch from Candidatus Hydrogenisulfobacillus filiaventi includes:
- the prpC gene encoding multitarget phosphorylated protein phosphatase (Evidence 2a : Function from experimental evidences in other organisms; PubMedId : 10986276, 12399479, 17693724, 22720735, 24390483, 25012659; Product type e : enzyme) translates to MAVADGMGGAPYGGEASRLALAALESFMERHRQPELLTEAVAEANRAVYRESAADRSREGMGTTLTAAMCTGPEGVVAHVGDSRAYLHRPGTLVRVTRDHSVAGEMVASGSLTDAEAANHPQRHVLTRAVGPFARVSVDRELFRLGPGTRLLLCTDGLTAVVEDAALQAVLDREPAGPQAAEALVAAALDRGGPDNITAVIVEWHPPEEPGEDNGR, encoded by the coding sequence GTGGCGGTGGCTGACGGCATGGGCGGCGCCCCCTATGGCGGCGAGGCCAGCCGGCTGGCGTTGGCGGCGCTGGAATCCTTCATGGAACGGCACCGCCAGCCCGAACTGCTGACCGAGGCGGTGGCGGAGGCCAACCGGGCTGTTTACCGGGAATCCGCGGCCGACCGGTCCCGGGAGGGCATGGGTACCACCCTGACCGCAGCCATGTGCACCGGCCCGGAAGGAGTGGTGGCGCATGTGGGCGACTCCCGCGCCTACCTCCATCGTCCCGGCACCCTGGTCCGGGTGACACGGGACCATTCCGTGGCCGGGGAAATGGTGGCGTCAGGGTCCCTCACCGACGCCGAGGCCGCCAATCATCCCCAACGCCACGTGCTGACCCGGGCGGTGGGGCCTTTCGCCCGCGTCAGCGTGGACCGCGAACTCTTCCGCCTGGGGCCCGGCACCCGCCTGCTGCTGTGTACCGACGGCCTGACGGCGGTGGTCGAGGACGCCGCCCTGCAGGCGGTGCTAGACCGGGAGCCTGCCGGCCCGCAGGCGGCGGAGGCCCTGGTCGCGGCGGCCCTGGATCGGGGCGGCCCGGACAATATCACGGCCGTGATCGTGGAATGGCATCCGCCGGAAGAGCCGGGGGAGGACAATGGTCGGTAA
- the rlmN gene encoding 23S rRNA m2A2503 methyltransferase and tRNA A37 C2 methyltransferase (Evidence 2a : Function from experimental evidences in other organisms; PubMedId : 8973346, 18307109, 20184321, 21368151, 22891362, 27081063, 27902775; Product type e : enzyme) — protein MTPDVLSAGPQELEALLEEAGQPRFRGRQLFRALWREGVADYAAVTVWPKALRTAMAQRAPWGRARCLAEQRSPDGTVKWLLAFPDGARVETVLLPHDYGYSLCVSSQVGCAMGCTFCASGLSGRLRNLTAGEMLEQVRFANTYLAEADPGARVSRVDLMGSGEPLDNYTATVRFLRLAHEPEGLGLSYRHMTVSTSGLAPRIRRLADEGLPVTLAVSLHAADDELRTRLMPVNQAYPLEAVMEAAAYYWRRTRRRVTFEYLLLRGLNDTPAQARQLVALLRPLDGGAHVNLIPWNPVPELPWQASTPAAAARFLDLVQAGGISCTIRKEFGRDIDAACGQLRRREEGMRDSQGLWVIPPRPGPG, from the coding sequence GACACCCGATGTCCTGTCGGCCGGTCCACAGGAGCTGGAGGCCCTGCTGGAGGAGGCCGGGCAGCCCCGGTTCCGGGGCCGGCAGCTGTTCCGGGCCCTCTGGCGGGAGGGGGTGGCGGACTACGCGGCCGTGACCGTCTGGCCCAAAGCCCTGCGGACGGCCATGGCGCAGCGGGCTCCCTGGGGGCGGGCGCGATGCCTGGCCGAGCAACGTTCCCCGGACGGGACGGTCAAGTGGCTGCTGGCCTTCCCCGACGGCGCCCGGGTGGAAACGGTGCTGCTGCCGCACGATTACGGGTACAGTCTCTGTGTCTCCAGCCAGGTGGGTTGCGCCATGGGCTGCACCTTCTGCGCCTCCGGGCTGTCGGGGCGGCTGCGCAACCTGACTGCGGGCGAGATGCTGGAGCAGGTCCGCTTCGCCAACACTTACCTGGCGGAGGCGGACCCGGGCGCCCGGGTGAGCCGCGTCGACCTCATGGGCAGCGGGGAGCCCCTGGACAACTACACGGCCACCGTCCGTTTCCTGCGCCTGGCCCATGAGCCGGAAGGCCTTGGCCTCAGCTACCGCCATATGACCGTGTCCACCAGCGGGCTGGCCCCCCGCATACGGCGGCTGGCCGATGAAGGCCTGCCGGTCACCCTGGCGGTCAGCCTGCATGCGGCGGACGACGAGCTCCGCACCCGGCTGATGCCGGTCAACCAGGCCTACCCCCTGGAGGCTGTGATGGAGGCGGCCGCCTACTACTGGCGGCGGACCCGGCGGCGGGTCACCTTCGAGTACCTGTTGCTCCGCGGCCTCAACGACACCCCTGCCCAGGCGCGGCAGCTGGTGGCCCTGCTGCGCCCGCTGGACGGCGGGGCGCATGTCAACCTCATCCCCTGGAATCCCGTGCCTGAACTCCCCTGGCAGGCTTCCACCCCGGCCGCGGCGGCCCGCTTTCTGGACCTGGTGCAAGCGGGCGGCATTTCCTGTACCATACGGAAGGAATTCGGCCGGGATATCGACGCGGCTTGCGGCCAGCTGCGCCGGCGCGAGGAGGGGATGCGCGATTCTCAAGGCCTATGGGTTATCCCACCGCGGCCGGGTCCGGGGTGA